In the genome of Mangifera indica cultivar Alphonso chromosome 9, CATAS_Mindica_2.1, whole genome shotgun sequence, the window TACACTTCTTGGTAACAGGAAACCTGATTAAAGCTTTTGCATATTCCTAAATGCAACAATTTATTCCCAAGGAAAAGAGTTttgcaaattattattattatgttatttatgttgattgatttgattctgTTATATTAGGAAGGATATCAAAGCATATTAGGAGATAATATatttaggatttgatttgatttgatttatagggatttgatttgatttagttaaggatttgattgattcatttcctgttatattttctctgtaaactgtatatattgtattgtTCAGTACTCTGagatatatgaaaataatattctcaattcacatggtatcagagcctaacatttaaatttttctggCGTTCTCAACTTAATTTCCGGCGAATCCAAGTCTTTTCTCCACTGCTTCTCCGATCACTGTGCTTCCATTGTTTTTCCGGTGATCGTGCATATACCAGTGTGATCAGGATTCTTTCGCCGACACATCCGTCAAAGCAACATCATCTTTCGACGTTCCACGCGCCTACACGCGCCGCTCAATCTCTCGGTATCTTCCGACGCCGATCTCCTGTTCCGGCGACAGTGCACCGACACCGCCTCTTCTGTTGAACTCAGACGACGCCGACGAGTCCATCTGTGGTGAGTTTGCAGTCATCCGACGCCGGAATATTCTACACGCGCCAACCGTTTTTCCGCTTGAAACATAAGCTCCGATCTACTGTTCCGGCGCACGTGGAACTACACCGCTGCCGCCAATTGACTCAGTAGACGCCGGTGGTTAGTTCTGTTGAAGACCCATCTCCACTAGCTGCTCCACGCGTCGCCGGTGACGTCACAGAATAGTTCACGCATTCCGAAGGCTTTGTTTCTCGATTCAACAGTCTTCTGATCAGTTTGTGGGCCTCAATTTCTTCGGATCTTCACTTTTCTTGGTTTCAGAAAGCTTCTTCTATTTTCTAATTCGTGATTCACCATGTTCATTGAAAGCTCCAAACCAGGTGAGCGCAATGGGCGTGAAACTCGACCAAAGTGCAATTATTGTCACAAATGGGGTCACACCAGAGACAAGTGTCATAAACTCTATGGTCGTCCTCTTCAAACTGCGAATACTGTTCAGACTTATGATTATCCTATTAGAGTGCAGTCTCCACCATCTTTGACACTCACAGGTGCTGATCTTGAAGATTATCTCCGATATCAGAGCGCAAAACAACCTTCATCTTTTATTGCTTGGATTGCTCATCCGGGTAATTCAGCTGTATGCCTCACTCAATCTTCTTCTTCCGAGTCATGGATCCTTGATTCTGGTGCCTCTGATCATATCTCTGGTAACCCTCGTTTACTCTCTCACTTTACTAAGAGTACTTCCTTACCTACTGTAACATTAGCTAATGGGTCTATCGTTACTGCCAAAGCGGTAGGTTGTGCTCATCCTCTTCCACTCTTGCCTTTGGAGTCTGTCTTTTACCTCCCTGACTGTCCATTTAACCTTATTTCTGTTAGCAAACTTACCCGTTCCCTAAATTGTACAATTACATTTACTAATAACTCTGTTCTTATACAGGACCGCAGTACGGGTCGGATGATTGGCACAGGACATGAGTCACAGGGCCTCTACCGACTAAATCCACCTGATTCTGTAGCATGTGCCATCACTGAGTCTCCAACACTTCTTCACAATCGTTTGGGTCACCCTAGTTTGTCAAAACTACAGCAGATGGTCCCTGGTTTGTCACatttatcatcatttaattGTGAGTCTTGTCAACTTGGAAAACATACTCGTATATCCTTTCCAAGACGTGTCAATAATCGGGCTACATCACCTTTTGAATTAGTCCATTCTGATGTATGGGGTCCTAGTAGAGTCGTGTCTACtttaggttttcaatattttgttacatttattgatgattattcgcGTTGCacttggttatttttaatgaagaatagatctgaattattttctatttttcaatccTTTTGTGCTGAAATTGAAACACAATTCTCTACTACTATTCGTACTCTTCGTAGTGATAATGCCAGTGAATATTTTTCTGCTCCCTTTACTAAATTTCTGACATCTAAGGGCATTCTACATCAATCATCTTGTGCTCATACTCCTCAGCAAAATGGGATTGCCGAACGTAAAAATAGGCATCTTATTGAAACTGCCCGTACTTTACTCATACATAGTCATGCACCTTTTCGTTTTTGGGCTGATGCTGTTATTTCTGCTTGTTTCTTAATTAATAGAATGCCTTCTTCAGTCTTGCAGGATCAGGTACCTCACTCTATTTTATATCCTGATCAGTCATTGTTTCCTCTTCAACCTCGTGTCTTTGGTTGTACATATTTTGTTCATGACTTATCTCCTGGTCGAGATAAATTGTCTGCTCATTCtattaaatgtgtttttcttgGATACTCGCGTCTTCAAAAAGGTTATCGATGTTATTCTCCTACTACACGTCGTTACTACCTTTCTGcagatgttacattttttgagtcttctctttatttttcgtTTTCTTCTCAACTAGACAAGTCTCCTATTACAGAAGTTCTTCCTGTGTCCTATAGTGTTCCCCTAATAAATTCACACCCTTCAACTAACCAATCTCCGACTAGTGCAGATCTTCCACCCACTAGTCATTCTACAGGTGATGGCCTTGCTTCTCCTTCAGGTGAGACAGTCTCTCAAGACCCGGTGCACTCGCTTCCTGCTCCAGAATCTTCTGTCTCTGCGGTCTTACCTCCTGATGATCAATTTCCCATCGCTATTCGCAAAGGTATGCGCTCAACTCGTAATCCTCATCCCATCTATAACTTTCTAAGTTATCATCGTTTATCTTCACCATACTATGCGTTTGTGTCCACTTTATCATCTATATCTACCCCTGCTACTGTTCATGAGGCATTATCTGATCCCGGATGGCGACAAGCAATGGTGGATGAGATGTCTGCTCTACATGCTAATAATACTTGGGAACTGGTTCCTTTGCCTCCTGGTCACTCAACGGTTGGATGTCGGTGGATCTATACTATTAAAGTTGGTCCTGATGGTCAGATTGACAGGTTGAAAGCACGGTTGGTTGCTAAAGGATACACTCAGACATATGGTCTTGACTATTATGAGACTTTCTCTCCGGTTGCTAAAATGTCTTCTGTTCGCCTATTTTTTTCTATGGCTGCCATTCGCCATTGGCCTTTGCATCAGTTAGATATCAAGAATGCCTTTCTTCATGGTGAACtgcaagaagaaatttatatggagcaacctcctggttttgttgctcagggggagtCTGGATTGGTTTGTAAACTTCGTCGGTCTctatatggtttaaaacaatctcctcGCGCTTGGTTTGGTCGGTTTAGTACtgttattcaagaatttggtatGCGACGGAGTGAATCTGATCATTCAGTATTTTATAGACATACTTCACACgacaaatgtatctatttagtggtctatgttgatgatattgttattacagGAAGTGATCAAAAGGGTATTGAACAATTAAAGAAgcatttgtttaataattttcaaaccaaagatttgGGCCCACTCAGATACTTTCTTGGTATAGAAGTCGCCCAGTCTAAATCTGGAATTGTCATCTCTCAAAGGAAGTATGCATTGGATATTCTGCAAGAAACTGGGATGTTAGATTGCAAACCTATAGACTCTCCTATGGATCCTAATACTAAGCTCTTACCCGAACAGGGGGAGCCACTTACAGATCCTGGGAGATATCGAAGACTTGTTGGAAAACTTAATTATCTCACAATCACACGACCAGATATTTCTTTTGCTGTTAGTGTGGTAAGTCAATTCCTTCAGTCTCCATGTAATAGTCATTGGGATGCAGTTATTCGTATCTTGAGGTACATTAAGAGGACACCTGGAAAAGGACTGTTATATGAGAATAAAGGACATACTCAGATCGTTGGGTACTCAGATGCTGACTGGGCAGGTTCTCCATCTGACAGACGATCTACTTCTGGGTATTGTGTATTAGTTGGAGGAAATCTAAtatcatggaaaagtaaaaagcaaaatGTTGTCGCTAGATCTAGCGCAGAAGCAGAATATCGTGCTATGGCCTTAGTCACTTGTGAGCTTATCTGGTTGAAGCAGTTGATccaagaattaaagtttacaaaaatatcacaaatgtcattattttgtgataatcagGCTGCTCTTCATATTTCCTCAAATCCTgtgtttcatgaaagaacaaaacatatagaaatcgaTTGTCATTTTGTGAGAGAAAAGATTATGTCTGGTTGTATCTCTTCAAGTCATGTCAATTCAAATGATCAGCTAGCGGATATACTTACTAAATCTCTTCGAGGGCCTCgcattaatttcatttgtaacaagcttggtgcatatgatttatatgctccagcttgagggggagtgttgattgatttgattctgTTATATTAGGAAGGATATCAAAGCATATTAGGAGATAATATatttaggatttgatttgatttgatttatagggatttgatttgatttagttaaggATTTGATTGATTCATTTCCTGTTATATCTTCTCTGTAAactgtatatattgtactgtTCAGTACTCTGagatatatgaaaataatattctcAATTCACAATTTATAACAAGTTGTATTTTTGAGTCATTAATATAACCCattcatcaaaagaaaaaaaaaatatatcgataaGTACTTCACTTCATATTGTTCCTAGTATTGGGTTAGCATGCTTCCACTTGCTAGTGAACATTGGTGAACATTTATGATCATTCTGGATAATTAAGAGAATTATTTCTGAAGGCTTTGTTGACtgaaataatttctttcttcagGTTGCCGAACTCAAGAAAAACATAGAAAGTGTACAAGGTGCAGATGTCTATCCAGCTGCGCAACTGATGCTTATTCATCAGGGAAAAGTTCTGAAAGATGAAACAACCCTGGAAGAGAACAAAGTTGCTGAAAACAGTTTTGTTGTTGTCATGCTGACCAAGGTGAGTCTGTATAACCTGTTTAAAAGCTGTTGTCATAACATTTTACAATAAATTTGTAACAAGAGTTCTTTTGTCCTTACTATACATATTAGGATTAGATTTTTTTGATCGTGCTCTCTTTCAACCCTTTCTGAGGCTATTGTTACTATAAATTATTGGTATGTGGAAGTCCGTTAGCATGTTGCAGATTGTTTCTTATTTAATCTGTTGAAATGATACTATGATGCATGTCATTGTTAATTTCTGAAGAGTAATAATGTAGTACAAACATCTGTTGGCTTTTTTCCAAGGGATATTGTAATCCTGTATTGCTAAATATCTTTATTTAAGAGGTATAAGCATGACAATTGCTTGAATGAATTTGCTGATTTATTCTTGCTGAAACAATTGCAGAGTAAGGTTTCATCAAGTGGAGCCTCAACTGCTTCAGTGGCACCAGCAAATCTGGTTAGTTCTATCAATTCTGTCTTAATGATTTTTATCAATTACTGTTGTTGGCATTCATTGGCATTGTGGGCCATATGGTATCTGTAATACCTATTTTTCCTTATGAAGTTTGGGATTTATTACCATGTTGGCatacaaaatagataaaatgaataaatgaattttgtttgtaatgaaaattttactgCATTTATGTTGTGCTTTACTGATTAGCCGTTTAGAAATTTGTTAAATACATTTTGAAGTAGCTATCTATACTTTGAGAGGCTGTACTTTCCTCTCTTCATAAATTTCTTTGTAAGTTGGGTATGTGATCCACCATGGGTGCTTGAACCAAATACATGTGTTCTGGAAAACAGACATTATAATACTGGCGACAGATCTGTTACCAGTGTCAAATTAGGGAATTGAAGATTCAGGGGTAATCCTTATTAGTTCTGCCACAAAGCATGCACGGACtggatttaaatttttcaaatggaAATAGAAGGAAAAGGTTGAAGTCCTGGCTATTATACTTATGGTTTTGACTTTTTTTATAGCTTAAGTTACATGGTATTTCTTTTCTTAGTTTCCAATATTGCTTTAACTGAATGGTACTCTTAAGAACCCATGCAGTGCTCATGTGAGGTGAGGCATAAAAATGCCCTCTCTTTCCCATGCTTTATGTTCGGCTTTGTTTATGCTGAATTATGATAATGATTGGAGccattaaattattcttataagATAAAAGCCATGTACTTGATGCCACTTATGGATACATAATAATTGGTTCTGCATAAATTCAAATGTctgatacacacacacacaaaaaaaaaaatataagaatctAATCCTCTATACATCACATTAAGCATGTGTACTACAAGTAATATAAGGCCTGAATTTCTTTCAAAATGAGGATGTGTGAGAATGTGCCTAGTATTACCTTGTGGTAATATATCCTGATGAAGTCTGTATAACGTGTGAATTTCTATTgtttttcaataagaaaattaattcttCTGATTACACTTGTTGGCTGTATCTgcccttttttctttctattcgAGACTTTGTTTAGTTGAGCCACTTGTTTGTGTAGGCTCAACCAACTACAACTCCACCTGCTGTACCAGCACAGCCATCCACAACACATCAGATTCCTGCACCAGCTGTGGCAATGTGAGTTCAAATATGCCTTCCTTTTTTGGTCATTCCCATTTCCTTGTATCGTTTTGAAATTTTggcaagttttttatttttatttttaacttcgAAGCTGCAATGTTGTTCATATTGTGattgttctttgtttttttcctgATTTGTCTTTGTCACTTCTTTCAATTGTCCAGGCCACAGGCTGTACCTGAATCTACCCAGCCTGCAGCTCTTTCTGTCTCGTGAGTATACTTCTCTATTACCTGAATATGAGTGTCATGTTTTGGGTGTTAAATGGGTGTTATATTGCAACAGTTAAGATCATGTTTTTGAGCCTTAATGTTGCCTTTTACAATGATCACTGGGAAGTTGAACTTTATCCTTTGTGTTGAAGCAGTTCAGGATCAGATGTATATGGTCAAGCTGCGTCAAATCTTGTTGCGGGAAGTAATTTAGAAACTACTGTTCAACAGATACTTGATATGGGTGGAGGTATTTGGGACAGGGAAACAGTTGTCCGTGCTCTACGTGCAGCATATAACAACCCTGAAAGAGCTGTTGAATATCTGTATTCTGTAAGTCCTTACCTTGTTCTGTGGCTGCTACAATCTGTTCACAATTCATTAGTGGCTTGTACACAGGATATCATTAAAAGCTCGAATAccctttttttcccttctttctaTCTTTTGTCTTTGACATTAATGTTTGGATATCTCTTTAATGTTTCTTAGATGGTTTTCCTTCGAACATGAATGAtatatgatgataaaaataatgtttgacattttagagTTTTAGTAGAAAAAAGAAGTCTTGCGTCATAATCCCAAATTTATGTGGCTTGTAAATGTGTTCAACTCCTGTTAGCTAATCAATTTAACTTAACAATTTAGGGCATTCCTGAACAAACTGGAGTTCTACCTGTTTCTCGAGCTCCTGCTGGTGGGCAACCTGTTAACCCCCCAGCCCATGTTCAGCAACCAGCAGCACCTGCTGGTGGTCCCAATGCAAACCCACTGGATCTTTTTCCTCAGGTACATCCCACTTTTTCGATCATAAGTTTTGAACATTGTTATGGAGTTAATCTTTGTTTTCCAACCAGGGCCTTCCGAACATGGGTTCAAATGCTAGTGCAGGTACCTTGGATTTCTTGCGCAACAGTCAACAGGTATCAATATTGTTTTGGCATGTGTGGcacttttttgtttatttgtttgcaCGGTGTTTCTAATACTTGTtctgtttctttgtttttcagTTCCAAGCCTTGCGAGCTATGGTGCAAGCAAATCCCCAAATTTTGCAGGTGCTTATAATTTTTGGTACTTTAGAAATTACCTCTTATTGATAAAGTGTTTACGTTCGTTGATCACCTTTCTGCCTGAGGACTTACGATATTATTTGGTGATGCAGCCTATGCTTCAGGAGCTTGGAAAGCAAAATCCAGGGCTTATGAGGCTCATCCAAGAGCATCAGGCTGACTTCTTGCGTTTGATTAATGAGCCTGTTGAAGGCGGCGAGGGGTGAGATGATCTACTGTGCTGTTTCTTGATTTATTGATTGATGAATTTTGTGATGCTGATTTAATTATGTATGTATCTATTATCAGGAACATTCTGGGTCAGTTGGCCTCAGCAATGCCACAGGCTTTGACTGTGACCCCTGAAGAGAGAGAAGCAATTGAGCGTGTACGTATATGTTCTTTCTTAATTTGATGTAAATTGAACAAGCTGTCagcatttatttttataacctGTTGTGTCAAACTTACCGGTGTCTGCTGACTTAACATTTCTTGTCTGCATCtgagaattaaaacattttggGCTTGCAGTTAAAATGAGTTTTTCTGGAGTTCTGTCATGTCCTTATGTGTTGCccagttaattattattttttttgaaatttatcattgtctcttcaattttttttctttatgcgGCTACTAACCTATGAAACAATTTACATAAAATGTTTAGGATATGTATgtcaattgaatttttaaagtgtAGAATGTATAATCAAGAGATGCTTTGTACCCAAAGTTGTTAAAACTTCCATTCATAATTTGTATATGAACAATTAGTACTTGTCCGGGAGCATTTACATCAAAGTTCAATCCATCTGTATGTTTGTAAGAGAAGTTGGCCTTTCATTTGCCTTTAACCGAATGcctttgtcttttttattattatggttTGTGGTTGAATTAACTTAATAACTTTGGATAAAGTTTGCCAGCcaatcctctttttttttttgttttttagtagTAATTGGTAATTTATTTCATGGCATCCTGTGAAATATGATTAAGTTGGTCCTTGATGATTTTTGCAGCTTGAAGCTATGGGCTTTGATCGTGCCCTTGTGTTGGAGGTGTTCTTTGCATGTAACAAGAACGAGGAGTTGGCAGCCAACTATCTTTTAGATCATATCAACGAGTTTGAGGATTGACCAAGTGGCTCTTACGGGTTTCCTTGCTTTACTTTAGTTTCTTTTTATGCATCTGACTTTTCTTTTGTATGTTGGGTGAGAATACTTTTGTCGATAACAGTTTCTTATACCAATTATATATTCTGTGGAGTATTTGGAGCAAACTTGTCTAAAGATGTTGATTTCCCCTAATTTGTCCCTGGATGCCATAACATTTTCTCAGTTACTTTTCATTAATtgttgttaatatatttatacatagtTCTGTGGTGGAGTCATCCATCC includes:
- the LOC123225517 gene encoding ubiquitin receptor RAD23c-like isoform X2 — protein: MKVFVKTLKGTHFEIEVKPEDKVAELKKNIESVQGADVYPAAQLMLIHQGKVLKDETTLEENKVAENSFVVVMLTKSKVSSSGASTASVAPANLAQPTTTPPAVPAQPSTTHQIPAPAVAMPQAVPESTQPAALSVSSGSDVYGQAASNLVAGSNLETTVQQILDMGGGIWDRETVVRALRAAYNNPERAVEYLYSGIPEQTGVLPVSRAPAGGQPVNPPAHVQQPAAPAGGPNANPLDLFPQGLPNMGSNASAGTLDFLRNSQQFQALRAMVQANPQILQPMLQELGKQNPGLMRLIQEHQADFLRLINEPVEGGEGNILGQLASAMPQALTVTPEEREAIERLEAMGFDRALVLEVFFACNKNEELAANYLLDHINEFED
- the LOC123225517 gene encoding ubiquitin receptor RAD23c-like isoform X1 → MKVFVKTLKGTHFEIEVKPEDKVAELKKNIESVQGADVYPAAQLMLIHQGKVLKDETTLEENKVAENSFVVVMLTKSKVSSSGASTASVAPANLAQPTTTPPAVPAQPSTTHQIPAPAVAMPQAVPESTQPAALSVSSSGSDVYGQAASNLVAGSNLETTVQQILDMGGGIWDRETVVRALRAAYNNPERAVEYLYSGIPEQTGVLPVSRAPAGGQPVNPPAHVQQPAAPAGGPNANPLDLFPQGLPNMGSNASAGTLDFLRNSQQFQALRAMVQANPQILQPMLQELGKQNPGLMRLIQEHQADFLRLINEPVEGGEGNILGQLASAMPQALTVTPEEREAIERLEAMGFDRALVLEVFFACNKNEELAANYLLDHINEFED